Proteins co-encoded in one Sulfuricystis thermophila genomic window:
- a CDS encoding class II fructose-bisphosphate aldolase — MPLVDLKDMLRHARANGYAVGAYDAVDSNFVAAILAGAEAAQAPVILSFAESHFAHYDFASLVAAAEAQAKRSTVPVALFLDHGSGMASAVAAIRHGCNGVMVDASHLAFEDNLATTRDVAEMAHGVGVPVEGELGYVPGVEGEDAERHPGAMRMTSPEEAARYVDASGVDFLAVSVGTVHGRFRGEPRLDLDRLAAVAAAVAVPLVIHGGTGLSDEQFQALIARGVAKINYFTALSDLAAAAAANALAAVNSSYTAAIDAARRAVADEVMRTATVFGAAGRAQALLTECRPWRDVEHVILFNWSEEAMARAMDFEAEGCALLGSVPGVREVAIGRAIHEDVRYRRAWLIRLASAAAEGAYMQDERHLDYANRVFRPHAADRIKGDYMRE, encoded by the coding sequence ATGCCGCTCGTCGATCTGAAGGACATGCTGCGCCACGCACGTGCCAACGGCTATGCGGTGGGCGCCTATGACGCGGTCGATAGTAATTTCGTCGCCGCGATCCTCGCCGGTGCCGAGGCTGCCCAGGCGCCGGTGATCTTGAGTTTCGCCGAATCGCATTTCGCACACTACGACTTTGCATCCCTCGTCGCGGCGGCGGAAGCGCAGGCCAAGCGGAGCACCGTGCCGGTGGCCTTGTTTCTCGATCACGGCAGCGGCATGGCCAGCGCCGTCGCCGCGATCCGACACGGCTGCAATGGCGTGATGGTGGATGCCTCACATCTTGCTTTCGAGGACAACCTGGCGACCACGCGCGACGTGGCCGAGATGGCGCATGGCGTCGGCGTGCCTGTCGAAGGCGAGCTCGGCTATGTGCCGGGTGTCGAAGGTGAAGATGCCGAGCGCCATCCCGGCGCAATGCGCATGACTTCTCCCGAGGAGGCGGCCCGCTATGTCGATGCCAGCGGGGTCGATTTCCTGGCCGTTTCCGTCGGTACCGTGCATGGACGCTTCCGCGGCGAGCCACGTCTCGACCTCGACCGACTCGCAGCGGTCGCGGCAGCGGTTGCCGTGCCGCTCGTCATTCACGGCGGCACCGGGTTGTCCGACGAGCAGTTCCAGGCCCTGATCGCGCGCGGCGTAGCGAAAATCAACTATTTCACGGCACTGTCCGATCTCGCCGCCGCCGCAGCGGCCAATGCCCTGGCGGCCGTCAATTCCAGCTACACCGCGGCCATCGATGCGGCTCGCCGGGCGGTGGCCGACGAAGTCATGCGCACCGCAACCGTATTCGGCGCGGCCGGACGCGCCCAAGCGTTGCTCACCGAGTGCCGGCCGTGGCGCGATGTCGAGCATGTGATCCTCTTCAACTGGTCGGAGGAAGCCATGGCGCGTGCAATGGACTTCGAGGCCGAAGGCTGCGCCCTCCTCGGCTCGGTGCCCGGGGTGCGCGAGGTGGCGATCGGCCGCGCGATCCATGAAGACGTCCGTTATCGACGCGCCTGGCTGATCCGCCTCGCCAGTGCCGCGGCAGAAGGCGCCTACATGCAGGATGAGCGCCATCTCGATTATGCAAACCGCGTGTTCCGGCCGCATGCCGCCGATCGCATCAAGGGCGATTACATGCGGGAGTAG
- a CDS encoding HAD-IA family hydrolase: protein MTLAAVIFDVDGTLADTEEAHRQAFNAAFQEFGLPWHWDVELYVELLAVAGGKERLTHYCRCVDPRRMMQADSAEFIARLHQRKTRIYERRVEMGEVPARPGVVRLIRELAENDVRVAIATTTSRANVDVLLATTLGDLPLDCFEVIGAGEQAAAKKPAPDIYHWVLNELQLTGADCLAIEDSRNGVRAARAAGIPVLVTESAWTRRDDFTGAVAVLPDLADVDLARLRCFHEEGRCRSSI, encoded by the coding sequence ATGACGCTCGCAGCAGTGATCTTCGACGTCGATGGAACGCTCGCCGACACCGAAGAGGCGCACCGCCAGGCCTTCAATGCCGCCTTCCAGGAGTTCGGCCTGCCCTGGCACTGGGATGTCGAGCTCTATGTCGAACTGCTGGCGGTGGCCGGTGGCAAGGAGCGGCTGACGCACTACTGCCGCTGCGTCGATCCACGGCGCATGATGCAGGCGGACAGCGCGGAGTTCATCGCCCGGCTGCACCAGCGCAAGACGCGCATCTATGAGCGGCGCGTCGAGATGGGCGAGGTGCCGGCGCGGCCCGGCGTGGTGCGCTTGATCCGTGAGCTGGCCGAAAATGACGTGCGCGTGGCGATTGCCACCACCACCTCGCGTGCCAATGTCGATGTGCTGCTGGCCACCACGCTCGGCGATCTGCCGCTGGACTGCTTCGAGGTCATCGGCGCCGGCGAACAGGCGGCGGCGAAAAAGCCGGCGCCCGACATCTACCACTGGGTGCTCAATGAGCTGCAGCTCACGGGCGCGGACTGCCTGGCCATCGAGGATTCGCGCAACGGCGTGCGTGCGGCGCGGGCAGCTGGCATACCGGTGCTGGTCACCGAAAGCGCCTGGACGCGCCGAGATGATTTCACCGGTGCCGTGGCCGTGCTGCCCGATCTCGCCGACGTCGATCTGGCACGGCTGCGCTGCTTTCACGAGGAGGGAAGATGCCGCTCGTCGATCTGA
- a CDS encoding nitric oxide reductase activation protein NorD: MSVNLKDYGELIDELPENHRQLLEAEWHEAARILSPRGLDNWLKSAAALHRMGRGGDIVAAWIEEVPGVAREVGEDVIPDFAQACLQFASRTSGAVIELVIATAPIAAKRLGDAELFRGYLQLLNVLLGQAARGLRPMLEHLDQLLGVLTLGGLRRWALWGAQAHRSNFDEQVRYFSLESEEAKAMLQKERKGTLFVDIHRRIGMYLRALWGRDFFMRPTAGDFESREGFKPFIADYFLHLPDAYDDWNGIAGLDLYRAAAAHCAAHVVATTARIDADRLSVLQQACVGLFEDARVETLAIRRFPRLKDFWAQFHIAQAKGESVGAYLNRIARALLDPGYEDADPLVVWAREGFANADLASNGVSIELGLELAEELMKRRLPFSPYHDVQEAPYRDDNRYLWEYEEYSYEQAIAAGFMPQQQVRKYVSVMEMVNEVEVETAGDDAQEIWVCAAELFDDDGISFNAKEGKEPVAEPRHYDEFDYHIQLARPAWATVLEKRPKFGDLAVVDAILAEHRKVTQRLKHLLDALQPQGVQRIRKLEEGDEIDINAAIRSLIDIRMGQQPDPRVMMRSVRKTRDIAVLVLLDLSESTNDKVAGQDYTVLELTRAATVLLGEAIHKVGDAFAVHGFYSDGRHNVFYQRYKDFEQPWNEIPKARLAGMEGRFSTRMGAAIRHAGYHLAQVRAAKKLLIVVTDGEPADIDVRDPQYLRYDAKKAVEDVGRIGVVPFCLTLDPRADQYVARIFGQRNFLILDHVERLPERLPQLYAGLTK; the protein is encoded by the coding sequence ATGAGCGTGAACCTCAAAGACTATGGCGAATTGATCGACGAGCTGCCGGAGAATCATCGGCAGCTTTTGGAGGCGGAATGGCACGAGGCGGCGCGCATCCTGAGCCCGCGAGGCCTCGACAATTGGCTCAAGAGCGCGGCCGCACTCCACCGCATGGGACGCGGTGGCGACATCGTCGCCGCATGGATCGAGGAGGTGCCGGGCGTCGCCCGCGAGGTTGGCGAAGATGTCATCCCCGATTTCGCACAAGCCTGCCTGCAATTCGCTTCGCGCACCTCGGGCGCGGTGATCGAATTGGTGATCGCCACCGCGCCGATCGCGGCCAAGCGTCTCGGTGATGCCGAGCTGTTCCGTGGCTACCTGCAACTCCTCAACGTCCTGCTCGGCCAGGCGGCGCGCGGTCTGCGGCCGATGCTCGAACATCTCGACCAGCTCTTGGGGGTCTTGACGCTCGGTGGCCTGCGCCGCTGGGCGCTGTGGGGCGCGCAGGCGCACCGCAGCAACTTCGACGAGCAGGTGCGCTACTTCAGCCTCGAATCCGAAGAGGCGAAGGCGATGCTGCAAAAAGAACGCAAAGGCACGCTGTTCGTCGACATTCACCGCCGCATCGGAATGTATCTGCGCGCGCTGTGGGGCCGCGATTTCTTCATGCGCCCGACGGCTGGCGACTTCGAAAGCCGCGAGGGCTTCAAGCCCTTCATCGCCGATTATTTTCTGCATCTGCCCGATGCCTATGACGACTGGAACGGTATTGCTGGGCTGGATCTGTATCGCGCCGCCGCCGCGCATTGCGCCGCCCATGTCGTGGCGACGACGGCACGCATCGACGCCGATCGGCTGTCGGTGTTGCAGCAGGCCTGTGTCGGGCTCTTCGAAGACGCCCGCGTCGAGACGCTGGCGATCCGTCGCTTTCCGCGTCTCAAGGACTTCTGGGCGCAGTTTCATATCGCCCAAGCAAAAGGCGAGTCGGTCGGGGCCTATCTCAACCGCATCGCCCGCGCGCTGCTCGATCCCGGCTATGAGGATGCCGATCCACTCGTGGTCTGGGCGCGCGAGGGCTTCGCCAATGCGGATCTCGCCTCGAACGGCGTGTCCATCGAGTTGGGTCTTGAACTCGCCGAAGAACTCATGAAACGCCGCTTGCCCTTCTCGCCTTATCACGACGTGCAGGAAGCACCCTACCGCGACGATAACCGCTACCTCTGGGAATACGAGGAATATAGCTATGAGCAGGCGATTGCAGCGGGCTTCATGCCACAACAGCAGGTGCGTAAGTATGTCAGCGTGATGGAGATGGTCAATGAGGTCGAAGTCGAGACGGCAGGGGATGATGCACAGGAAATCTGGGTGTGCGCTGCCGAACTGTTCGACGACGACGGCATTTCGTTCAACGCCAAGGAAGGCAAGGAGCCAGTGGCCGAACCGCGCCATTACGACGAATTCGACTATCACATCCAGCTGGCGCGGCCAGCCTGGGCCACCGTGCTGGAAAAGCGCCCCAAGTTCGGCGATCTCGCCGTGGTCGACGCGATCCTCGCTGAGCACCGCAAGGTGACGCAGCGCCTGAAACATTTGCTCGACGCACTGCAGCCGCAAGGGGTGCAGCGCATCCGTAAACTCGAAGAGGGGGACGAGATCGACATCAATGCCGCGATCCGCTCCTTGATCGACATCCGCATGGGGCAGCAACCCGACCCCAGGGTGATGATGCGCTCGGTGAGGAAGACGCGCGACATCGCCGTCCTAGTGCTGCTCGATCTGTCCGAATCGACCAACGACAAGGTGGCGGGCCAGGACTATACGGTACTGGAACTGACGCGCGCCGCGACGGTGTTGTTGGGCGAAGCGATCCACAAGGTGGGGGATGCCTTCGCGGTGCATGGCTTCTATTCCGATGGCCGCCACAACGTCTTCTACCAGCGCTACAAAGACTTCGAGCAGCCCTGGAACGAGATTCCGAAGGCCCGTCTTGCCGGTATGGAAGGGCGCTTTTCGACGCGCATGGGCGCCGCGATCCGTCATGCCGGCTATCACCTCGCGCAGGTGCGTGCGGCCAAGAAACTGCTGATCGTCGTCACCGACGGCGAGCCGGCCGACATCGACGTGCGCGATCCGCAATACCTGCGCTACGACGCCAAGAAGGCGGTCGAGGATGTCGGGCGCATCGGCGTGGTGCCGTTTTGTCTCACGCTCGATCCGCGTGCCGACCAGTATGTGGCGCGCATCTTCGGCCAGAGAAACTTCCTGATCCTCGACCACGTCGAGCGCCTGCCCGAACGTCTGCCGCAGCTTTATGCGGGATTGACGAAATGA
- a CDS encoding CbbQ/NirQ/NorQ/GpvN family protein produces MSELIEQYRITEQPYYRPVADEVELFEAAYAAKMPMMLKGPTGCGKTRFVEHMAWRLRKPLVTVACNEDMTASDLVGRFLLDASGTRWQDGPLAIAARYGAICYLDEVVEARQDTTVVIHPLTDNRRVLPLEKKGELLRAHPDFHLVISYNPGYQSLMKDLKQSTKQRFGALDFNYPEHGVEVEIVAHEAKIEASIADKLVSIAERARNLKGHGLDEGISTRMLIHAGELIARGVSPVAACRVALVRPITDDPDMRDALDAAVSTFF; encoded by the coding sequence ATGAGCGAACTGATCGAGCAATACCGAATCACCGAACAGCCCTACTATCGACCCGTCGCCGACGAGGTCGAGCTCTTCGAAGCCGCCTATGCGGCGAAGATGCCGATGATGCTCAAAGGCCCGACCGGCTGTGGCAAGACGCGCTTCGTCGAGCACATGGCCTGGCGGCTGAGGAAACCCCTGGTGACGGTCGCTTGCAATGAAGACATGACCGCCTCCGACCTCGTTGGCCGCTTCCTGCTCGATGCATCGGGAACGCGCTGGCAGGATGGGCCGCTCGCCATCGCCGCGCGCTACGGTGCGATCTGCTATCTCGACGAGGTCGTCGAGGCACGCCAGGACACCACCGTGGTGATTCATCCGCTCACCGACAACCGCCGCGTGCTGCCGCTGGAAAAGAAGGGCGAACTCCTGCGCGCACACCCCGACTTCCATCTGGTGATCTCTTACAACCCGGGTTACCAGAGCCTGATGAAGGACTTGAAGCAATCGACCAAGCAGCGCTTTGGCGCGCTGGACTTCAATTACCCCGAACACGGCGTGGAGGTGGAGATCGTCGCTCATGAGGCGAAGATCGAAGCATCCATTGCCGACAAGCTCGTCTCGATCGCCGAGCGGGCGAGGAACCTCAAGGGGCATGGTCTCGACGAGGGCATTTCGACGCGCATGCTGATCCATGCCGGCGAGCTGATCGCGCGCGGCGTGAGCCCCGTTGCCGCCTGCCGTGTCGCGCTGGTGCGGCCGATCACCGACGACCCCGATATGCGCGACGCGCTCGACGCCGCCGTTTCGACATTCTTCTGA
- a CDS encoding ribulose bisphosphate carboxylase small subunit, protein MSDVQDYQSRLSDPASRKMGTFSYLPPMDAGQIRKQIEWIVKNGWNPAIEHTEPENAWGHYWYMWKLPMFGETDVDRILAELEACHKANPNNHVRLIGYDNFKQSQGANMVVYRGKMV, encoded by the coding sequence ATGAGCGACGTACAAGACTACCAATCCCGCCTCTCCGATCCGGCGAGCCGCAAGATGGGCACCTTCTCCTACCTGCCGCCGATGGATGCCGGACAAATCAGGAAACAGATCGAATGGATCGTCAAGAATGGCTGGAACCCGGCGATCGAACATACCGAGCCGGAAAACGCCTGGGGCCACTACTGGTACATGTGGAAGCTGCCGATGTTCGGCGAGACCGACGTCGATCGCATCCTCGCCGAGCTGGAAGCCTGCCACAAGGCCAATCCGAACAACCATGTGCGCTTGATCGGCTATGACAACTTCAAGCAGAGTCAGGGCGCCAACATGGTGGTGTATCGCGGCAAGATGGTGTAA
- a CDS encoding form I ribulose bisphosphate carboxylase large subunit, translated as MAAKKYDAGVKEYRTMYWQPDYQVKDSDILAVFKVVPQPGVPREEAAAAVAAESSTATWTTVWTDLLTDLEYYKGRAYAIEDVPGSDEAFYAFIAYPMDLFEEGSVVNVFTSLVGNVFGFKAVRSLRLEDVRFPLWFVTTCPGPPHGIQVERDKLDKYGRPLLGCTIKPKLGLSAKNYGRAVYECLRGGLDFTKDDENVNSQPFMRWRDRFLFCQEAIEKAEKETGERKGHYLNVTAPTMEEIYKRAEFAKEIGSKIIMSDYLTVGWAAHTSLSKWCRDNGMLLHVHRAMHAVIDRNPHHGINFRVLTKLLRLMGGDHLHSGTVVGKLEGDREATIGWINIMRDRYIKADRSKGIFFDQDWGPMPGVMPVASGGIHVWHMPALVSIFGNDSVLQFGGGTLGHPWGNAAGACANRVALEACVQARNEGRQLEKEGKDILTNAAKSCPELKVAMETWKEIKFEFDVVDKLDVQHR; from the coding sequence ATGGCCGCAAAGAAATACGACGCCGGCGTCAAAGAGTACCGCACGATGTACTGGCAGCCGGATTACCAGGTGAAGGATTCCGACATCCTCGCCGTGTTCAAGGTGGTGCCCCAGCCTGGGGTGCCGCGCGAAGAAGCCGCCGCGGCAGTGGCCGCGGAATCCTCGACGGCGACCTGGACCACCGTGTGGACCGATCTGCTCACCGACCTCGAATATTACAAGGGCCGCGCTTATGCGATCGAAGACGTGCCAGGTTCAGATGAAGCGTTCTACGCCTTCATCGCCTATCCGATGGATCTGTTCGAGGAAGGCTCGGTGGTGAATGTGTTCACCTCGCTGGTCGGCAACGTGTTCGGTTTCAAGGCGGTGCGCTCGCTGCGACTGGAGGACGTGCGCTTCCCGTTGTGGTTCGTCACCACCTGTCCCGGGCCTCCCCATGGCATCCAGGTCGAGCGCGACAAGCTCGACAAGTATGGCCGGCCGCTGTTGGGCTGCACGATCAAGCCGAAGCTGGGGCTGTCGGCCAAGAATTATGGCCGTGCCGTCTATGAGTGCTTGCGCGGCGGCCTCGATTTCACCAAAGACGACGAGAACGTCAACTCGCAACCCTTCATGCGCTGGCGCGACCGTTTCCTGTTCTGCCAGGAAGCGATCGAAAAGGCCGAAAAGGAAACCGGCGAGCGCAAAGGGCATTACCTCAACGTCACCGCGCCGACGATGGAGGAAATCTACAAGCGCGCCGAGTTCGCCAAGGAAATCGGCTCGAAGATCATCATGTCCGACTATTTGACCGTCGGCTGGGCGGCCCACACCTCGCTGTCCAAGTGGTGCCGTGACAATGGCATGCTGCTGCATGTGCACCGCGCGATGCACGCCGTGATCGACCGCAATCCGCATCACGGCATCAACTTCCGCGTGCTGACCAAGCTGCTGCGTCTGATGGGGGGTGACCACCTGCACTCCGGCACCGTCGTCGGCAAACTCGAAGGCGATCGTGAGGCGACCATCGGCTGGATCAACATCATGCGTGACCGTTACATCAAGGCCGATCGCTCCAAGGGCATCTTCTTCGACCAGGACTGGGGCCCGATGCCGGGGGTCATGCCGGTCGCTTCCGGTGGCATCCACGTCTGGCACATGCCGGCGCTGGTGTCGATCTTCGGCAACGACTCGGTGCTGCAGTTCGGCGGCGGCACGCTGGGGCACCCCTGGGGCAACGCTGCCGGCGCCTGCGCCAACCGCGTGGCGCTGGAAGCCTGCGTGCAGGCGAGAAACGAAGGCCGTCAGCTCGAGAAGGAAGGCAAGGACATCCTCACCAACGCGGCGAAGTCTTGCCCCGAACTGAAGGTGGCGATGGAAACCTGGAAGGAAATCAAGTTCGAGTTCGACGTGGTCGACAAGCTCGACGTCCAGCATCGCTAA
- a CDS encoding LysR family transcriptional regulator: MRFSLRQLTIFEAVARHLSYTRAAEELHLTQPAVFAQVKQLEDVVGLSLFERIGKQLFLTDAGREVLATSRETVAAIERLEMRLADMQGLKRGKLRLAIVTTAKYLIPRLLGEFCTRHPGIEASLTVTNREKLLARLTENLDDLVVLGAPPEHLDVVATPIADNPLVVVARNDHPLAGKKRIPPERLVAEAFVMREPGSGTRLAAERFFAERGLALKVRMELGSNEAIKQAIVGGLGISVLSLHTLSLEGEDGLLQPLDIKGFPLQRKWYVAYPRGKHLSAVAKAFLDHLMAANG, encoded by the coding sequence ATGCGCTTCAGCCTCCGCCAGCTCACCATCTTCGAGGCCGTCGCCCGCCACCTGTCCTACACGCGCGCGGCGGAAGAACTGCATTTGACGCAACCTGCGGTGTTCGCCCAGGTGAAACAGCTCGAAGATGTCGTCGGCCTTTCCCTCTTCGAGCGGATCGGCAAGCAGCTCTTTCTCACCGACGCGGGCCGCGAGGTGCTCGCCACCAGCCGCGAGACCGTCGCCGCCATCGAACGGCTCGAGATGCGGCTGGCCGACATGCAGGGTCTCAAGCGCGGCAAACTGCGGCTGGCCATCGTCACCACGGCGAAGTACCTGATTCCGCGCCTTCTCGGCGAGTTCTGCACGCGGCATCCGGGTATCGAGGCATCGCTCACCGTCACCAACCGCGAAAAACTGCTCGCGCGGCTCACTGAGAATCTCGACGATCTGGTCGTGCTCGGCGCGCCCCCCGAACACCTCGATGTCGTCGCCACGCCGATCGCCGACAACCCGCTGGTGGTGGTTGCCCGCAACGATCATCCGCTCGCCGGCAAAAAGCGCATCCCGCCTGAACGTTTGGTGGCAGAAGCCTTTGTGATGCGCGAACCGGGTTCTGGCACACGGCTCGCCGCCGAGCGCTTTTTCGCCGAACGGGGACTCGCGCTCAAAGTTCGTATGGAGCTGGGCAGCAACGAAGCGATCAAGCAGGCGATCGTCGGCGGCCTGGGCATCTCGGTGCTTTCTTTGCATACCCTCAGCCTCGAGGGCGAGGATGGGTTGTTGCAGCCACTCGATATCAAAGGCTTCCCGCTGCAGCGCAAGTGGTACGTCGCCTATCCGCGCGGCAAGCATCTGTCGGCGGTCGCCAAAGCTTTCCTCGATCACCTGATGGCGGCAAATGGGTAG
- a CDS encoding cob(I)yrinic acid a,c-diamide adenosyltransferase, with translation MGYRLSKIYTRTGDAGTTGLGDGSRVNKDAPRISALGDVDELNAVIGLLLCEELPIEVRTLLIGVQHDLFDLGGELSVPGGAFLKDTQPARLEDAIDRFNAELAPLKEFILPGGTRAAALTHLARTVCRRAERAVVTLAQHETVSEAARQYLNRLSDLLFVLARWLNRHAGHGDVLWQKGLNA, from the coding sequence ATGGGCTACCGACTTTCCAAAATCTACACGCGCACCGGTGATGCCGGCACCACGGGTCTCGGCGACGGTTCACGTGTCAACAAGGATGCGCCGCGCATCTCGGCGCTGGGCGACGTCGACGAACTGAATGCCGTCATCGGCCTGCTGCTCTGCGAGGAGCTGCCGATCGAGGTGCGCACGCTGCTCATCGGTGTGCAGCATGATCTCTTCGATCTCGGCGGCGAGCTCTCCGTGCCCGGCGGCGCCTTTCTCAAGGACACACAGCCGGCGCGGCTGGAAGACGCGATCGACCGCTTCAATGCGGAACTCGCGCCCCTCAAGGAATTCATTCTGCCGGGCGGCACACGCGCCGCGGCACTGACCCACCTCGCACGCACCGTCTGCCGCCGCGCCGAGCGCGCGGTGGTCACGCTCGCCCAGCACGAAACGGTGAGCGAGGCCGCGCGCCAGTATCTGAACCGCCTCTCCGATCTCCTTTTCGTGCTCGCCCGCTGGCTCAACCGCCATGCCGGACATGGCGATGTGTTGTGGCAGAAGGGGCTCAACGCCTGA
- a CDS encoding cyclic nucleotide-binding domain-containing protein encodes MDRTDDVMNTLAPANTFGALQALGNGVAHVDRIMAVIEHIRLFEDFTREEIESLARHMQCYRADIGVEILREDEPGDYMLLLIEGSVEILKRDRQGLPQRLAIDGPGQTLGEMSLIDGAPRFASCVTLAPTLFAALDRAALKRLIEDEPKVGIKLLMELMMLLNQRLRAVSSELMKCLNNQRQRIW; translated from the coding sequence ATGGATCGGACTGACGATGTCATGAATACGCTGGCACCCGCCAATACTTTCGGGGCGTTGCAAGCTCTCGGTAACGGGGTTGCTCATGTCGACCGTATCATGGCGGTCATCGAGCACATCCGGTTATTCGAGGATTTCACCCGGGAAGAGATCGAAAGCCTGGCGCGGCACATGCAATGCTATCGTGCAGACATTGGCGTCGAAATTTTGCGCGAAGACGAGCCCGGTGACTACATGCTGCTCTTGATCGAGGGAAGCGTCGAGATTCTCAAGCGCGACCGTCAGGGCCTGCCGCAGCGTCTGGCGATCGATGGGCCTGGGCAGACGCTGGGCGAGATGTCGCTGATCGATGGAGCCCCTCGTTTTGCAAGCTGCGTGACGCTTGCGCCAACGTTGTTTGCTGCGCTCGACCGCGCTGCACTGAAGCGGCTGATCGAGGATGAGCCCAAGGTGGGGATCAAGCTGCTGATGGAGCTGATGATGCTCCTCAACCAGCGTTTGCGTGCGGTTTCCAGTGAGCTGATGAAATGCCTGAACAATCAGCGCCAGCGTATCTGGTAA
- a CDS encoding decaprenyl-phosphate phosphoribosyltransferase produces MPLIQLLRPHQWLKNGFVLIGLLFGHAWSNAEMRMQALTAFVAFCLISSAVYVMNDILDREADRRHPQKCLRPIASGRVGIGMALALAAVCLVVGLGLISGLFGLPASKAPWVFVLYVLMNVAYSLGLKHVVILDVFIIAAGFMLRIFAGTVGIGIVPSHWLVLTGLMLTLFLGFAKRRAEIEVPSTSEQPHRRVLEQYSLPLLDQFITLTAGATVITYSLYTVSEETIALHGTRWLIVTVPCVLYGLLRYLYRLHRRGGGGDPVRELLRDPHLLLVTALWLILVIWLLE; encoded by the coding sequence ATGCCGCTGATCCAGCTGCTCCGCCCGCACCAGTGGCTGAAAAACGGCTTCGTGTTGATCGGCCTGCTGTTCGGCCATGCCTGGTCGAATGCGGAGATGCGCATGCAGGCGCTCACCGCCTTCGTCGCCTTCTGCCTGATTTCGTCCGCGGTGTATGTGATGAACGACATCCTCGACCGCGAGGCCGACCGGCGGCATCCGCAAAAGTGCCTGCGGCCGATCGCCAGCGGCCGGGTGGGCATCGGCATGGCGCTCGCGCTTGCCGCCGTCTGTCTGGTCGTCGGCCTGGGACTCATCTCAGGGCTGTTCGGCCTGCCGGCATCGAAGGCGCCGTGGGTCTTCGTTTTGTATGTGCTGATGAACGTCGCCTACAGCCTCGGCCTCAAGCATGTGGTGATCCTCGACGTCTTCATCATCGCCGCCGGCTTCATGCTGCGCATCTTTGCCGGCACGGTGGGGATCGGCATCGTTCCGTCGCACTGGCTGGTGCTCACCGGCCTGATGCTGACGCTGTTCCTCGGCTTCGCCAAACGTCGTGCCGAGATCGAGGTGCCGAGCACGAGCGAGCAGCCTCACCGGCGCGTGCTCGAACAGTATTCGCTGCCCTTGCTCGACCAGTTCATCACGCTGACGGCCGGCGCGACGGTGATCACCTACAGCCTGTACACGGTCAGCGAGGAAACCATCGCGCTGCACGGCACGCGCTGGCTGATCGTCACGGTGCCCTGCGTGCTCTACGGCCTGCTGCGCTATCTCTATCGTCTGCATCGCCGCGGCGGCGGCGGTGATCCGGTGCGCGAACTGCTGCGCGACCCACATTTGCTCTTGGTGACGGCGCTATGGTTGATCCTGGTAATCTGGCTGCTAGAATGA